A single Agrococcus sp. ARC_14 DNA region contains:
- a CDS encoding ATP-binding cassette domain-containing protein, translating into MISIEHVSRRFGDGPDAVVALADVSIEVPRGSIFGVVGQSGAGKSTLLRTVNALERPDSGRVVVDGLEVTALEGKALLNARHKIGMVFQHFNLVGNRTVAQNVEFALEAVGTAKKDRRPKALEMLDLVGLAHRADDRPAQLSGGQRQRVGIARSLASGPDVLLSDEATSALDPETTRSILELIRRLSRELGLTVLLITHEMEVVKRICDAAALMETGRVIEQGSLDELIRTPGSRVAAELFPVGEAHYMPNHRIIDITYTGLSADRPIIAQLSREFGLDVSILGAALETIGGHQAGRTRLAVPGDASVALRVIDSLTAQGVTAWEVLA; encoded by the coding sequence ATGATCTCGATCGAGCACGTCAGCCGCCGCTTCGGCGACGGGCCTGACGCCGTTGTCGCGCTCGCCGACGTCAGCATCGAGGTGCCGCGCGGCTCGATCTTCGGCGTCGTCGGGCAGTCGGGCGCCGGCAAGTCGACGCTCCTCAGAACCGTCAACGCGCTCGAGCGTCCCGACAGCGGGCGCGTCGTCGTCGACGGGCTCGAGGTGACCGCGCTCGAGGGCAAGGCGCTGCTCAACGCCCGCCACAAGATCGGCATGGTCTTCCAGCACTTCAACCTGGTCGGCAACCGCACGGTGGCGCAGAACGTCGAGTTCGCGCTCGAGGCGGTCGGCACGGCCAAGAAGGATCGCCGCCCCAAGGCGCTCGAGATGCTTGACCTCGTCGGTCTCGCCCACCGCGCCGACGACCGCCCCGCTCAGCTCTCCGGTGGCCAGCGGCAGCGCGTCGGCATCGCCCGCTCGCTCGCCTCCGGCCCCGACGTGCTGCTCAGCGACGAAGCCACCAGCGCCCTCGACCCCGAGACGACCCGCTCGATCCTCGAGCTCATCCGTCGACTCAGCCGCGAGCTCGGCCTCACCGTGCTGCTCATCACGCACGAGATGGAGGTCGTCAAGCGCATCTGCGACGCCGCCGCCCTGATGGAGACGGGCAGGGTGATCGAGCAGGGCAGCCTCGACGAGCTCATCCGCACCCCGGGCAGCCGCGTCGCCGCCGAGCTCTTCCCGGTCGGCGAGGCGCACTACATGCCCAACCACCGCATCATCGACATCACCTACACGGGCCTGAGCGCCGACCGCCCGATCATCGCGCAGCTGAGCCGCGAGTTCGGCCTCGACGTCTCCATCCTCGGCGCCGCGCTCGAGACCATCGGCGGCCACCAGGCCGGCCGCACCCGCCTCGCCGTGCCCG
- a CDS encoding (deoxy)nucleoside triphosphate pyrophosphohydrolase, giving the protein MKKQINVVGAVIVKDGEILCAQRGEGGSLAGMWEFPGGKIEPGETPQEALQREIDEELLCEVRVGDHVETTAYDYDFGVVTLTTYYCELVSGTPSLTEHAAVLWLAPSDLDQLDWAPADVPAVDRIRSKFAVNAA; this is encoded by the coding sequence GTGAAGAAGCAGATCAACGTCGTCGGTGCAGTGATCGTCAAGGATGGCGAGATCCTGTGCGCGCAACGTGGTGAGGGCGGGTCGCTCGCCGGCATGTGGGAGTTCCCGGGCGGGAAGATCGAGCCGGGCGAGACCCCGCAGGAAGCACTGCAGCGCGAGATCGATGAAGAGTTGCTGTGTGAAGTGCGCGTTGGCGACCACGTCGAGACCACCGCGTATGACTACGACTTCGGCGTCGTGACGCTGACGACCTACTACTGCGAGTTGGTCTCCGGCACGCCATCGCTGACTGAGCACGCGGCCGTTCTTTGGCTGGCGCCCTCAGACCTCGACCAGCTCGATTGGGCGCCTGCAGACGTCCCCGCGGTCGATCGCATCCGGTCAAAATTCGCAGTCAATGCCGCCTGA